The following are encoded in a window of Mannheimia varigena genomic DNA:
- the hemH gene encoding ferrochelatase, protein MNQQKIGILLANLGTPDEPTAPAVKRYLKQFLSDPRVIDLPKVKWQAILNFIVLPKRSPKVAKLYQSVWSEEGSPLLVISREQQRSVQRYFDAKGKNVVVELGMSYGNPSIESATDNLIKQGVERIIVLPLYPQYSSTTTASVFDAFANGLKSQRKIVPFDFIHSYHNDPLYIQALANSIQIEQDELLLFSFHGIPKRYEDEGDFYSRHCYETAELVAEKLGLPKHRWLLSFQSRFGDEEWLQPYTDETLENFPQKGVKKVAVVCPGFSADCLETLEEIAEENRENFEHAGGESYRYIPALNANGDHIRALVKLIEAKM, encoded by the coding sequence ATGAACCAGCAAAAAATCGGTATTTTGTTAGCCAATTTAGGCACACCAGATGAGCCTACAGCCCCTGCCGTTAAGCGTTATTTAAAACAATTTTTAAGCGATCCTCGTGTTATCGACTTACCTAAAGTGAAATGGCAGGCGATTTTAAATTTTATAGTGTTACCAAAACGCTCGCCAAAAGTTGCAAAATTATACCAATCGGTTTGGAGTGAAGAAGGCTCGCCGTTATTAGTTATTTCTCGTGAGCAACAACGTTCCGTTCAACGTTATTTTGATGCAAAAGGTAAAAATGTAGTGGTGGAATTGGGGATGTCTTACGGTAATCCAAGCATCGAAAGTGCGACAGACAACTTAATCAAACAAGGCGTTGAGCGAATTATCGTGCTTCCTCTTTATCCACAGTATAGCAGCACGACAACTGCGTCGGTATTTGATGCTTTCGCAAACGGTTTAAAATCACAACGTAAAATTGTGCCGTTTGATTTTATTCATAGCTATCACAACGATCCACTTTATATTCAAGCCTTAGCGAATTCTATACAGATTGAACAAGATGAGCTGTTACTCTTCTCTTTTCACGGCATTCCAAAACGTTATGAAGATGAGGGCGACTTTTACTCCAGACATTGTTATGAAACCGCTGAATTAGTTGCAGAAAAATTAGGTTTACCAAAGCATAGATGGCTTTTATCTTTCCAATCACGTTTTGGCGATGAAGAATGGTTACAGCCTTATACTGATGAAACTCTTGAAAACTTCCCACAAAAAGGTGTGAAAAAAGTGGCTGTAGTATGTCCGGGCTTTTCAGCAGATTGCTTAGAAACATTGGAAGAAATTGCAGAAGAAAACCGTGAGAATTTTGAACACGCAGGCGGAGAATCTTATCGTTACATTCCTGCATTAAATGCAAATGGCGATCACATTAGAGCTTTAGTGAAATTGATTGAAGCAAAAATGTAA